AACTAATTGTGCACTCACTGAGTCCCTGAGCTCTCCCAGGAGGCTTCTGGCAGACTGTGTTGGACGCAGAGCAAGACAGAGGTTTCCATCACGGGTGCTTAAGCACTACCAACAGAAAACAACCATGACATAACCACCACTCCGTGCTAACACTTCACTGTTACTGATGAGCCACCATCCCAAATACATTAAGAAAAGTTTATATAGGAGCAAAGCTACTGCAGGGTCCTGGCATCTGCTACTCACACAAATTTTATGCTACAGTTCAATGTCAGTTCTGACTCCTCCAGCTTGTGTTTATGGTCAGTGTATGGCAGTGTCCTTTCTGCAGCCTGAAACCCAATGCACACTCCCACATATCAGAGAGCATCAGCTGGAGGAATGCGGCAAGGCTGGGACTCAGCTCCTCCCTTGGCCTAAGCCTTTGGACCACCAACCTTGAGGAACAGGCTGAAGAAGGAGACCTGGCTCCTAAACACCAGCAGGTTTGTGGCTAATGGCAAAGCATCTCCCACTAAGGTCACTTAGCTTCCAATCCAGAGATGAATCCAGTGACCTATCCCTCATGTTTTTGAAGGAAACTATTGCTTCCCAGAAGCCATCAGGACACTAGCAGATAGGATAAACAAAGGGAGAGAGATTCTTGTCTGGCCTCAACCAGCAAATTATTGGGGGATTTTGCAAACAACTTTATAAAAAGGCTCAAGTACTTCTCTGATTAGTCACttatactttttatttatttgtaatgTATTCAGAAAACAGGAATAAAGAGGTTTCCTAGGAAGCAGGGGGAGCAGTAAGGTTGTGGAACATGAAACAGATGCATCTAATTGTGAGTCACCAGCATCCTAGGAAATATCACTCCCTCTACTAACATTTATTTGAAATCCATGATGAAATCATCCCTATCCAACACCAGAGCCCTTCTGGTGCACAAATATTTTGCAGCTCTGCCAGTAATTTGGTCCCACTGATATTAAACTGAGCCATAGTGGACATTGGGTCTGTCAATACCTCTGTTgatttccctctctcctctgagAGCAGAacagctgttttattttgctaagATCCCATTCCAATGGCCAGGGTAGCTGTACTCAACCCCATCAGTGGTACTGGGGATAAAATCACTGTGTCTGTGTTCCAGAGTCAACCCTGACATGCTATTCCACACCTCATCAGTGAATGCcccatttttgttttgtctgttCTGCAAAAATAATCAGATTTTCATTACTTACTGAGTTAaatccctgcagagccaggtgaAAGCAAAGTTTCCAAAGAGACATTTTGGCTAACAGCTGCCTGGGGAACACCAATTCCATTTAAAACTTCTCTACCATGCCAAAAATAGCATGCCAAAGACTTTctccataaaaaaataaattaatcttaCCTTCTTTTGCTCCATAAAATGACTTGGGTAAAGTTGTACATATTCAGAGCTAGGACATTAGCTATTAAACAACTCAGAATGGCCTTATCTTTTATAACCTCTCacacagaaagcaaaagaagcCTTATAGCAAACTCTGCACAGATCAAAAGATTAAATTACAAGTACATGGGATCCTGGCTGAAGTATGGTTTAGACATTATTCACTATTAAACAACTAACTGAAGGCATTCTGTACCAGATTTTCACCATCTTCTGTCCAGCTGTCCTTGGTTTTCACCCAAAAGGGATGCAGCGAGCTCCATCTACAGGGATTCTGGGCACATGCCACCTCAAACTTCCCAAAAACACAGGCAAACTCTTCCTGTTGCTTTATGCTTTAGTGAGAGCCAGATTATTGTCTGCCAGCAAGAGGTCTCACACCGGACGTGACCTAAAACTGAGGATGAGAGATACACAAAGGAGTTAAAAAAATTGTCCTCATGTCACTGCTAGGAAGAAGCTATTGATTTAGCAGTTTGGTTATCTAAAAGACTTTAACCTGGACTCTTTTGCCTGAACTTTTGTCACTGTATTCTTTCTGTGGGAGTCATGCCTCGCTGTTCATTTTGCTCAGCTTATAATGAAGAACTAATTTTCCAGTGCCTAAGGACCTGGAACATCTGAAAAGTTGGATCCTGAAACATTGAAATTGTTGAGTCCCACTTAACTAACACTTAAGTCCAAAACCCTTTATCATTAGTGCTTAAAATTATCTCTAAATTGTGGTGGTGGGGTTTTGCCATACAGTGAGGTAGCAAGCCCCAGAAAACTCTCCAAACCACCCACTATCCCCACAAACCCACAGAAAACTCACTGACCCACCCACCCTTCTATTGGCATACAGCAATTATTAACATTTCCAGACTGATCtaaacagaataaaaacaaagtGACTCCACAACTTGCACTTGCAAAAGGTAGCAGGgagcaaaacacaaaaatacataatttcTCGGAAGCAAACTTGCCAGATTTAGAATTTCTGCAGCACAAACTGCAGAGTCTGCGGTCAGGAACAACAGGAATTCTCTACAGGAGCCTGACTTCCACCTTGCTGTTGTTTCCAGTTTTTGACTCTGATTCATAGGCTTGGATTTCTTGGAGGACCATGTGTTTTGGAAAACCTGTCAGAGGCAATTAATTGATGATCTAATGGCAGTAGAAGAAAAAtactgcagcagctgctttaaCAGATGCTTcttcagaaacattttaatCCTTGTGATATGACATTTTTctagattttttgtttttacttcagTAGAACtcagaaaaagcaggaaaaagttaGCAAATATTAGAACAGCTCCTAAGATACAGCCAGTCTTTGCTCTGCTGTTATGCTCAGTGCTATGTTACCTCTTCTAAGACAAGAAAGTGTAAGAATCACAAGTTTTGGGTTTCTTGATATGAAATACTCCTTGTATATGCCATTAAGCAAAGACAGATTGAGGAAAATCTTGGATTAGATTAACTCCTCATCAGATAAAAACCTCTCCCATCAGAAAGTGAAATAGTAGAACATAAATTTTCTGGATGAAGGgcacaaaaattttaaatggGATGTATCTCAGGACACGAAAACAGAAACAGGGAAGAAAATCGTGATGGACAGGCAAAGATTCTCTTATGTTCCCAGCTCTCTTAGGTGACCACTTCAATGCAGGGATACAAAGGAAATTTTAGGATCCACAAGAATATCAAACTAGACAGTCTAAGTCTCAGTGAGCATTAAAAAAGCTCACTAGATTTTAGTATTTCCAGATTAAAGTAACTGTCCAAAACTTATGCCTGAAGAAAGTTATACCGAAGtcctcaaaaaaaccctgaaaatattgtataaaaataaatttatttctcaTCAGTGGAAACAGGGATTTATTCAATATCTACAGCACTCATGGAGATTCTCTTCCTTAACAGGGAAAGAGAAGAACAATCTTCAGGAACCCACCATCAAAACATGTAGATGACAATAAGATCAAATACCATGGGAAGAAATCCCCTAATTAAGCTGAATGTTATAGCTGggctttgaaatattttatattaactTACAGACatcaaaaaatacatttattgcTTTATATCCTGTGCCAATATTCCCCTGTCTTTCAGAGTCTTTTTTGTCGTGCTAAGTTTGAGTGTTTGAAATCTGCATTCCTGATGAACCGTTCTTGGATTCTGCTGGAACCAAGAGTGCATATATCCATTGTAGAAGTCAACTGCTGTAAGCTTCTTCTTTAAAACAACTGTTTTGATTCCAACCCAGCcttcctaaaaataaaagcaaacaaaaaaaggcagtAAGCTCCTTCCATGTTTAAAGCTATCTTTAGGTCCCATAGCTGGCTTACAGAATACATTTTATTCAATGTTAACAGGCTAACAAGTCGAATTCTTGTTTGCAAATGTGCACAGCCTGTTAATGGAAATTAAAAGTTTAAGGTGTCAAATAAAACATCTGGTGCTGATCTAAACTAGTACAGAGACTAACAATGGACAATCAAGACAAAAGTTATGCACCACACAAATACTAAAAACCTCATCTTTAGGGCAGTGAGTATAAAACAAATAGGGAAAGCCTACCTTGCAGCGAGCTATCAATGTTTGGGACATTTTATGGAACAGCACTGAACCAGGAACAACTTCACAGTCATTTTGTATTTGAtctaaaagcaaagaaaggtcATCCTGCATTTTTATGCCAAAAAGTACAGAAAAGGCTTGAACCACTTCTGTTCCTTTGAAGCATGATAACCCTCTTGAGTAACTATtttgctgaaaaatattttattgtattcTGTGTTTCATTATAACCAAATGAACAGAAACAATCAGAACAGTCATTCTCTGGCACTACTCCATATCTGATCCCTGAACATTCACTAAGCCCTGATCAGTCACACACCTTGGCCCACATGGCACTTAGATTCTTAAAGAAAATggtttaaaaattttaataattcaAGAGTAAATACCAGAAAAAACAGGGATATTATCCACTTCCACAAAATCCAGGAGTTTAATGGTAGTACCCTTCCAGAGTGTCTGCAAAGGAAACTGGAAACAGAAACAGATGACACATTCAGAATGTTTTCACATTTTCAGGCTATTTTTTCCTCAGGCAAAATACCTGTGATAATAACATTAAGGGAAAACTTAGCTGTATGTCTAGATGGGAGATTTTCCTTATCAGACTCagttttctttccccttcctcaACTCAAACCATTAGCCTATGCAGAAATGAGTTAAGCCCTTAGCTACAACAGCTCTTCACTGTGGCTGTTTGCACTGTTTACTGCCATGCAGAGATGTCACTGCAGCATTCCAAACCTCCAAATACATCAGGAATACATAAGGAaacatataaaaaatataaaatttttgaGCTGATTTCACACTTGGGATCAAGTCCATGAAAATTCTCCTGCACATTAATTCCACCTCTAAAGATAAACGACCAGGATTTTAGAACACATGCAAGGTTACAGAGGCTAAAATAACTAAAACTGAGGTATAGTTTAGATTAGTTAAAATACCTACACCAAACTCAGCCATGCTATAGGACAGAAAAGGGTTCCAAAAATTCCAGTCTCACCATACTTCCTATTGCACGATGCAGCTGAATTATTTGTGCAGCTGTTTGCTCTTCCCATTTTATACAACTCTTCGCTATAGAGATTTTAGGAGCTGTGGGGAAAAGAGGAATTAGAAGACTTCTTATTTTGCTTTGCATCTTTTAGCAAACAAAGATGCTTTGCATCTTTTAGCAAACAGCTGTACTACTTTATTCTATTTTAAACCTCAGTTTTTCCTGACCATAGTAGTCATCCATCCAGCCAAGATACCTCAGACATTAActggagaaaatattttgtaaacacctcggttggattttttttattttcagttgttCTCTTTATTTACCCattgcactgcaaacctgtatCATGCTTAGAAGTACAGTTCTAACCCTTCTGTCTGCATTACAACAATGAAGAATAACAAACTCAGATCTTGTGACATCAATAGTGATTTTGATATCGTACaagtaactggaaaaaaattaatgtagtAAGTCTGAAGAATTCTGAAGCATTTTTCACCTGTATGACATTTTTAAGCcagagaaggcagtgaagagagCATATTGAGAAatgaatcttaaaaaaataccCAGCATGGCAGAAAACTTCAATTTTCCTGCTAATCAAGGAAAAAATGAACaagtcacattaaaaacaatgTGTACCTACCAAATGTCACTCCTTCTTTTGGctgctcttttttattttttaaactttcaggCAAGTTCTTCAAAACTGCTAACAGctgcaaaattaaattttgtacAGAGTAATAGTCAAGCTAAGTTCGAGCAATAATAAACAAAGTAAAACTTAATTTTTCAACAGTGAAACTGTCCTGTGAGCTTTTAGAAAATTGGCTCAGTATATTCAGAAAATACACAGAGACAGTAAAGACATCCTTCCCACTGAATCACAACGAAAAAACCCAGTTATTTTTTTATGGATGACCTCTGATATTAATTCCAGAAGAGAACAAAAGCTGACTATTCAAATAAAAAAGCAGATAttaatttaaatgaaagaaCCTGCATTGTTTCCACAGACAGCATTTGGGTTCTTCACTGAATAGAAACACAACAGCAACACAGAGGATTGACAGTGACGCCTGATCACAGAGCACTGAGCTCTCCTCTCAGCAAGGCAAAATGCTCACAAACACCAAGTTtctcatcatcctcctcctaAACTTGAAGCCAGCTCAGAACAAGATTAGTAAGAATTCTGTTTGCACACATTAAAAGCAAAGTACCAGTCAGAAGTGacacagctggcaggactttACCATGTTTGCCCCCATCTTTGCCaagatcccttccagctcctgTGCCGTGCAGTGGGGAGGAACAGCAACCTCTTCTTGCTTAATAATTGGACCTACATCAAACCTGCAAGGCAGAAAACATACAACCTTactggagaagctgaagcttaaTTAGCAGTTCAAAAGTCTGCATTCAATACATTAGCTCAGTTGCTAATTATCCATTTTTATCCCCTCTAAAACTATTTTTCAGATGTCATTTCACATTATCAAATTGTTTAGTTCACAAGACAAAACAAGGAAGAGAATACCAATCTTAGCAGCAAGATTCTCCTCAGCAAGCTGAGACTGATATGAACACAATTTACAGTTCAGAATATGAGATCTAAGAAGAAACAACCTGAAATACTTAAGATGAAATTCGCTTCACACTTTCCTGAGATCTATTATTAGACAAGCATCTCAGAGAGAAAAGGTGActaaataatgtattttcatAAGCCTTTTAAGCCAGATCTTGGGCTGAACCTAAAAGATATAATCTTCCTCATGCCTAGACAGGCAATTTCTTGCCTTCTGTCCACTTTCAGGACATTACAGGGGACTCTGAAGTCTGAAAACCAGATCTTTTCTGTCTTGTCATATTAAGCCTATTGATAAAGCTGTGTGACTGCTCTCTGTCTGTTCCTTGTGATAATGCTAAGAATTAGAGAACAGGCCTGAAGTGCAAATTACACACTTATGAAAACACTGTAATTGTGGCAAATCTCATATAGTTAGATGAACATTTTTAAGTGTTTCAAACCTTAATtacatacatttaaaaaacTGTGGTTATGTAGAATGAGTTAAATTATGACTTCAGCAGTGATTATTTAAAGCCCTGAGAAGCAACAGCGAGTTGTCTGCAAAGGACACAAAACCTACCTTTTTGGTCTTATTTCCATAATTGTCACCCCAGTCACCTTATCACCATGAAGCACCGTGTGGACTATGGGTGCAGGGCCACGCCATCGTGGGAGACAGCTGGGATGGACATTCAGCACCCCACTGGAATGAAATATTCACAAGTTAGGACAGGAACGGTACCTGAAACACATGTAAATGGAGTGCAACATATATTACAGTGAACTACTATCTGCTCATACGCTCTCATGGGTTACTGGCTTAAATATGCCCTTGAAGGAAAATTCACACTATATAAACTTCAGTTTCTCAGTGAACACAGATGTGAAGAATAAAGGCAAACATTCTGCTGGATATTTGCATAAATTTACACCCATGTGTCAAACACTGAATTTCACCATGACAGCAATAAGGCTCAGGCTAAGCATATGAACCCAGGGAAGCTGACCTCACCTATTGCAAGTCACAGATGCTGCCCCAAAACGAGAGTGCAGCTTTGCTAACAAAGCAGTGACAGATGTCCTGTCCACACACTTACTATGGGAACTGCAGAATGAGCTCCTCGCTTAGAAGACGTCCAAAAGATGCCACCACACCCACATCAAACTCCCCCGCGGGTCCCGTGTGCGGCCACTCGTGCacaggcagctggagctccctggcacagctcctgacgGGCAGGTcccgggccgggcgggaggGCAGGGTCACCACCTCCAGCCGGGACACGAGCGAGTCCTCGCTGGGCTCCCTGGGGGGGGGACAAGGTGTTGAAGGCGTCGTGCAGGCAGACTGAGGCGAGGGCTGGGTCACCTCCACCACTCGCTGCGCCCCTGTGCCAATTCCCTCACTCTATGATCCTGGTTCCTGTCCCACGCTCAGGTTCCTTCCcgctcccttctctgccaccCTCCCTGCCCAACCCACGGTCCCTCCCGCGCGACTCCACCTCATCCCTCAATAACCTCTGAGCCTCATCACCAGCCCTCATCTCCCATCCCTCAGTGCCCACCCCTCTCTCACCCTCCCCAGCCTCGGCCGTGTCCCCTCAGGCTCCGCGCCCCTCAGGGTCCATCTCCCCCCTCAGGCTCCTCCTTCACGTCCCCGTCTCCcgtgtcccctctgcccctctctcccGGCCCTGTCTCCCCTCAGAGCCCTCGCCCCCGTGCCCGGGCGGTACCCGGCGGCCCGCAGGGCTCGCAGGGTGGTCACGGCGAAGCGGTCGGAGCCGAAGAACAGGACCCGCCatggcggccccgccgccctcaCGCCCTGGCGGCAGGCGCGCAGCAGCCGGGCCCGCATCGCGGGGCTCCCGCCGCGCGCGGCGATGACGCAGCGGGACCCgccccgcggcggggccgccctCAGCGCTGAGGCGGCGCCGCCATagtcataaaatcacagaattatcgGCGaacctgagttggaagggactcaaaggggtcatcgagtccaacctataGCCCTGCGCAGAACACCCCAATAATCCCATCCGGTGCCTCAGAGCGTTGTCCGAACGCTTcttgagctctggcagccttggggtcgtgaccattccctggggagcccctTCCAGTGGCCGACCACCCTttgaaaaccttttcctgacatccaacctaaATCTCCCCTGACTCATTTTTATGTCGTTCCCtcgggtcctgtcactggtcacgaGAGTGAAGAGAGCAGTGTCTGCCCCTCGGGGGGGATGTTGAAGACCCCAATGAGGTCTCTCAGTCTCTTCCAGGCTGGACAAAACAAATGCCCTCGTCCACTCCTCATATAGCTTCCCTTCCACAGCCTTCCCCATCCTCGTagcctcctttggatgctctctaagAGCAAAGGGCCTTTATATTGTGGCTAGCCTGGAGAAGACCGACAGGGGATCTCGTTAATGCATAAAAATATCTCCTGGGGTGCTAAGATGCTAGTGCAAGGGTCTTTTGggtggggctcagcagcaggatgaggagcagtGT
Above is a genomic segment from Agelaius phoeniceus isolate bAgePho1 chromosome 13, bAgePho1.hap1, whole genome shotgun sequence containing:
- the MTFMT gene encoding methionyl-tRNA formyltransferase, mitochondrial is translated as MRARLLRACRQGVRAAGPPWRVLFFGSDRFAVTTLRALRAAGEPSEDSLVSRLEVVTLPSRPARDLPVRSCARELQLPVHEWPHTGPAGEFDVGVVASFGRLLSEELILQFPYGVLNVHPSCLPRWRGPAPIVHTVLHGDKVTGVTIMEIRPKRFDVGPIIKQEEVAVPPHCTAQELEGILAKMGANMLLAVLKNLPESLKNKKEQPKEGVTFAPKISIAKSCIKWEEQTAAQIIQLHRAIGSMFPLQTLWKGTTIKLLDFVEVDNIPVFSDQIQNDCEVVPGSVLFHKMSQTLIARCKEGWVGIKTVVLKKKLTAVDFYNGYMHSWFQQNPRTVHQECRFQTLKLSTTKKTLKDRGILAQDIKQ